CCGACCAGATCTCGTCCGACCCGTAGTCGATCTCCGTGTCGTCCACCACCGGGAAGATCTCCACGTGCGGCTGCGGGTGCGCCTCGCGCAGCCACGCGGTCCGCAGCGGGAGCGGGATGCTCTCGACGCTGGACGCGGCCACGACCACGCTCAAGCGCGCGCACGCCGCGGCGGCGACGTCGATCAGGTGGTGGTGGCCGGCGTGCGGCGGGTAGAACTTGCCGATCACCAGCCCGTGCGCGTACCGGGCGCGCGTCAGGTGCCGGGCGCGGGTCATGCGGGCACCGGTGCGGGCCCGCCGGCCGTCCTGGCGCGCAGGTCGCGGCGCCAGGCGCGCAGGCCGAACACGCACAGCGTCAGGAAGATGACGTACAGGACGGCCGTCAGCTTCAGGTCCTTGTAGAGGTACAGCGGGATGTACACGAGGTCCGCGGTGATCCACAGCCACCACGACTCCAGCAGCTTGCGGGACTGGCCGTAGACGGCCATGAGCGAGATCGCGGTGGTGAGGGCGTCCCAGAACGCCACGGTGGAGTCGGTCCAGGCGGACAGCGCCCAGGTCAGGAGCGCGGTGGCGGCCGCGCCCGCCGTGACGAGGGCGGCCCACTCGCCGCGGCGGGTCCGCCTGACCGGCAGGTTGTCGCGGCCGTCACCGCCGTACAGCCACATCCACCACCCGTACAGCTGGAGGCCGACGTAGAAGACCTGCAGCCCGGAGTCGGCGTAGAGGCCGCCGTCCAGGAACACCAGCCCGAGCAGGATCACGTTGGCGATGCCGATCGGCCAGTTGAGGATGTTCTGCCGGACGACGAGCCACACGTTGACCGCGCCGGTCCCGAAGCCGAGCAGCTCCGCCCAGGTGGTGGGCACCGACCCCACGTGGAAGGCGGGTTCGAGCAGCGGGCCCAGCGGGACGTCGACCGACATGCCCGCAATGATCACATATCGTCAATGCGACGACAAGTGGGCCGGTTCCGCTACGCCACGATCAGCAGGGGGTTCTCCAGCAGCTCGGCCAGGCGGTCCAGGAACCGGGCGGCGGTCGCGCCGTCGGTGGCGCGGTGGTCGACCGACAGGGTCAGCGCCATCCGCTTGCCCGGGACGACCTGGCCGTCGCGGACGACCGGCACGTCCCGGCTCGCGCCCACGGCCAGGATCGCCGCCTCCGGCGGATTGATCACCGCGGAGAACGAGTCGACCCCGAACATGCCGAGGTTGCTGACGCTGAACGTGCCGCCGCTCATCTCCTGCAGCGACAGCTTGCCGTCGCGCGCCTTGCCGGCCAGCTCGCGGGCCTCCCGCCCGATCTCCGAGACGCTCTTGCGGTCCGCGTCCTTGACGACCGGCACCACCAGGCCGTCCTCGACGGCCACCGCGACGCCCACGTTGACGCGCTTGTGGAAGAGCAGGTTCTCCTCGGTGAAGGAGACGTTCACCGCCGGGTGCTCGCGCAGCGCGACCGCCGCCGCCTTCACGATCAGGTCGTTCACGCTGACCTTGGCCGGGGCGAGCGCCTCGTTGAGCGTGGCGCGGAACGACAGGAGCGGCTCAGCGTCCACTTCCCGGTTCAGGTAGAAGTGCGGGGCCTCGCGCTTGCTCTCGGTGAGGCGCTTCGCGGCGACCTTCCGGAAGCGGTTCAGCGGGACGGCCTCGACGTCCTGGTCCTCGGCGGGCGCCTTGGCCGCCTCGGGCCGGGCCGCCGGAGGCTGGGCGGCCGGCGCCGCGGCGGCGGGCTCGGCGGCGGGCTCGGCGGCGCCGCGGATCGCGGCCTCGATGTCGGCGCGGACGATGCGTCCGCCCGGCCCGGAGCCGGTCAGCGTGTTCAGGTCGATGCCGTGGTCGCGGGCCAGCCTGCGCGCCAGCGGCGACGACGGCGGGCGCGACCGTCCGGCCGGACGCGCGGCGGCCTCGGCGGGCTCCGCCCCGGCGGCCGCGGGCGCGGCGGCCGGTTCCGGCTCGGCCTCGGCCTTCTCGGCTTTCTCGGCCTTCTCCGCCTTCGCGGCCGGGGCCTCCTCTTCCTCGGCCCCCTTGTCCTCGGCCTTCTCGGCGGCTTCCGCGCCGCCGGCCGGGGTGATCACGGCGATGGGCGTGCCGATCGCGGCGGACTCGCCCTCGGGCACGAGGATCTCCTTGAGGACGCCGGCCTCGTACGCCTCGAACTCCATGACCGCCTTGTCGGTCTCGATGTCGACGATGACGTCGCCGACCTCGATCTCGTCCCCCGGCTGCTTCTGCCAGGAGCTGATGACGCCCTCCTCCATGGTGTCGGAGAGGCGGGGCATGAGGATCTCGGTCATGACGCGGTCTCCAAGGAGGTTCGGCCGGTCGCGCGGAGCGTGTCGCGGACGGCGGCGAGCAGCGAGTCGGCGGACGGCAGCGCGGCCGTCTCCAGGGACTTGGCGTAGGGGAGCGGCACCTCCGCCATCGCGACCCGGCGGACGGGGGCGTCCAGCCAGTCGAACGCGCCCTCCTGGATGGTCGCGGCGATCTCGGCGCCGATCCCGTAGGTGAGCCAGTCGTCCTCGGCGACCACGGCCGAGCCGGTCTTGCGGACGGAGTCCACGATGGTCTGCCGGTCGAGCGGGCGGAGGCTGCGCAGGTCCACCACCTCGGCGGAGACGCCTTGGGCGGCGAGGGAGTCGGCGACCTCCGCGGCGACGCGGGCCATCCGGGAGTAGCCGATGAGCGTGATGTCGGTGCCGGGGCGGGTGACGGCGGCGCGGCCGATCTCGGCCGGCTCGACCTCCTCGATCGGGGGCACCTCGCCCTTGGTGTTGTAGAGGGCGAGGTTCTCCAGGAACAGCACCGGGTCGTCGTCGCGGATCGCGGCCTTCAGCATCGCGGACGCGTCGGCGGGCGTGGACGGCGCGACGACCTTCAGCCCGGGGATGAACGAGTAGAACAGCTCGACGTTCTGCGAGTGGGTGGCGCCGAGCTGCTGCCCGCCGCCGCCCGGGGTGCGGATCACCATCGGGACGCTGCTCTGCCCGCCGAACATCCCGTAGATCTTGGCGGCGTGGTTGACGATCTGGTCCAGCGCCAGCAGCGAGAAGTTGATCGTCATGATCTCGACGACGGGCCGCAGCCCGAGCATCGCGGCGCCGATCGCCGCGCCGACGAAGCCCTCCTCGGCGATCGGGGTGTCGCGGACGCGGCGCTCCCCGAACTCCTTGAGCAGCCCCTCGGTGATCTTGTACGAGCCCTCGAAGAGCCCGATCTCCTCGCCCATGAGGAAGACGTCGTCGTCCCTGAGCATCTCGGCGCGGAGGGTGTCCCGGAGGGCCTGGCGGTAGGTCGTGGTTGCCATGGACGCGCTCCTCAGGAACGGAAGACGGGGTCGGCGGGCATCCGGCGGAACTCGCCCGCGACGGGGGTGGCGTAGGTGTAGTCGAACAGCGTCGACACGTCGGGCTCGGGGCTCCGGTCGGCGAAGTCGGCGGCGGCGTCGACCTCCGCCTTGACCTCCGCGTCGAGGCGGTCGCGCTCGTCGGGGGACAGGACTCCGGCCTCCTCCAGCTCCAGCGCCATCTTGGCCAGGGGGTCGGCGGCCTTGAGGGCCTCCCGCTCCTCCTTCGACCGGTAGCGGGCCGGGTCGACGACGGAGTGGCCCTTCAGCCGGGGGCTGGTCGTCTCCAGCAGGTAGGGCTTGCTCTCGCCGCGGGCGCGCTCGACGGCCGCGGCGGCGGCGTCCCGCACGGCGACCACGTCGGTGCCGTCCACGCGGGAGCTCGCCATCCGGTAGGCGGCGCCGCGGCGGTACAGCTCCGGCTCGGCGGACGACTTCTCCACGGTCGTGCCCATTCCCAGACCGTTGTTGATGATGACGAAGACCACCGGGAGATTCCACAGGGACGCGATGTTCAGCGACTCGTGGAACGCGCCGATCGCCGCCGTCCCGTCGCCCATCTGGCACATGACGACCTCGTCGCCGCCCTTGTACGACACGGCCAGGGCCGCGCCGGTGGCGAGGGGGAGCTGCCCGCCGACGATGCCGTACCCGCCGAGCAGCCGCGTCTCGGTGTCGAACAGGTGCATCGACCCGCCCCAGCCCTTGGACACGCCGGTCGAGCGGCCGTACAGCTCGGCCATGACCCGGTCCGCGCCGATGCCCTTGGCGATGGCGTACCCGTGCTCGCGGTAGTTGGTGAACAGGTAGTCGGTGGGGCGCAGCGCGGCCATGAGGCCGACGATCGTTGCCTCCTCGCCGAGGTTCAGGTGGCAGTACCCGCCGATCTTGGCCTCGGTGTAGGCGCGTGCGGCCCGTTCCTCGAACCGGCGGATCAGCAGCATCTGCCGGTAGTAGCCGACGAGCGTCTCGCCGTCGGGCGGGGGGAGCGGCGCGTCCGGCGACGCGGCGGTCTCCGGGGAGGACGCGGACTTCCGGGACCGTGAGGAGCCGGACGTCCTCCGGTTGCGGGCCGGAGCGGCCCTGTCGGCCTGCTTGGCGGTTGCTGCCATCGGCGACCTTCCTTCGTCCGCGGCGGCGCCGTAGGATCGCCACGACGCTCACCGATCATCATTGATCTATGATCGATCATATTCTACCCGTCAAGACCCACTTACGGACTCTGCGTCTAACATGTGATCCCGTGAATCCTCCGATCCCAGCTCAGCTGCTCCGCACCGGACTCGCAGGCCAGATCCGCGAGTTCATCGTGGAGGGCATCAGCTCGGGACGCTGGGCGCCGGGCGAGCGCATCGTCGAGCGCCGCATCGCCGCCGAGCTCGGCGTCAGCCAGGGCCCCGTCCGGGAGGCGCTCCGCCAGCTCGAGGCGCAGCGGCTCATCGAGTCGCTGCCCAACCGCGGCGCCCGCGTCCGCGACTTCACCGAGCGGGACCTTGCGGAGATCTTCCCCGTCCGGGCCGGGTTGGAACGCACCGCCGCGGAATTGGCGGTCCCCCGTCTGTCGGACGAGTGCCTCGGCGCGCTGGAGGAGCACAACCGCAAGCTCGCCGAGGCCGCCGGCGGCGAGGACCTGCGCGAGCAGATGCGGCTCAGCATCGCCTTCCACCGCGAGATCGTCGAGGCCGCGGGCAACCGGCTGCTCGTCTCGGTGTGGGAGAGCCTCGGCATCGAGCTGTGGACGACGCTGTCCCTGCGCCTGCACGACACCGAGATGTACTCCAAGCCGTCCGAGCACGCCGAGCTGATCGAGGCGTTCCGCCGCCGCGACCCGGAGGCGCCGCGGCTGCTGCACGACCACGTCATGAACTACGCCCCCTGATCGCTCGAATTTCTCCGCGGATCCGGGAACCGCGGGAGGGGCCCGGGCGTTGTGCGATACAGGTCCCCTGGCGATGAGTCCAGGTGTTGACCGTCCGGGTCATGCGGCGCTCGGCGTGGGGGTGTCGAGCGCCGCAGGCCCGGATTTCTTCTCGACGACGGCATAGGCTGCGGTCCATGGCCGAGATCGCCGTCCCCGGGGAGGTTCTCGGGGACCGCTACCGCCTGGAGCGGCCCCTCGACGCCGGCGGCATGGCGATCGTCTGGCGCGCCGCCGACACCGTCCTCGATCGGGCCGTCGCGGTCAAGGTCCCGAAGCGGGGATGGCCGGAGCGTCACACGAAGCGGCTGCGCCAGGAGGCGAAGGCGGCCGCGGGACTCAACCATCCGAACATCACCGGCGTTCACGACTACGGCGAGCACGGGGGCGTCCCCTACGTCGTCATGGAGCTGCTGGACGGCGAGACCCTGGCGGCCCGCCTGTCCCGGGGGCCGCTGCCCTGGGACGAGGCCGCCGCGACCTGCGCCCGCGTGGCGGACGCCCTGTCCGCGGCCCACGCCTCGGGGATCGTCCACCGCGACATCAAGCCCGCGAACGTGTTCCTCACCTCGGTCGGGGTGAAGGTCCTCGATTTCGGCATCGCGTTCACGGGCCCGTCCGCGTCCGGCGCCCCCGTCCTCGGCACGCCCGCCTATATCGCCCCGGAACTGCTGGACGGCACGCCCCCGAGCCCTGCGGCCGACGTCTACTCCCTGGGCGTGGTCCTTCAGGAATCGCTGACCGGTGCTTCGGCGGCGGACGCGCCCACGCTCCCGCCCGACGTTCCCGGCGAGGTCGCGGCCCTCTGCCTGCGGTGCCTGAATCCGGACCCGGAGGCCCGCCCGACGGCTCCCGAGGCTGCCCGCGTCCTGGCCGAGGCCGCGGGCGTCCAGCTCGTCGCACCGCCGGCGCCCGCCACCGGGGTCTCGGACGCCCGCGGCTCCGCGGCCCCGCCGGAGAATCCGACCCGCATCCTGGACGACCCGCTTCCGGAGGACGACCGGCTCCCGCAGGGCACGCGGCCCTCGCATGACGAACGGACGCAGCCCGGCGACCCGCTGCCGGACGGCGTCCCGTCGCCGCAGGAAGCGCGCGGCGATTCGCCGCATGGCGGCCGGGGCCTGCGCGGGACGGTCGGGCGGGCCGCGGCGCGGCGGCCTCTGGCGGTCGCGGGGGCGGCGGCCGGGGCGGCCGCGGTGGTGGCGGTGCTGCTCGCGGCGCTGTCTCCCGACTCGTCCCGGGACGCGACCGCGCCGCCGGAGGCGAGCCCGGAACCGACCACGGCGGCGGCGCCGGTGTGCGCGGTGGACTACCGGATCGACGGGACGTGGCCGGAGGGCTTCCAGGCCACGGTGCGGATCACCAACCTCGGCGACGCCGAGATCGACGGGTGGGAGCTGGGGTTCGAGTTCCCCGACGGGCAGGCGGTCACCCAGCTGTGGAACGGCAGCCGGTCCCAGGACGGGGCGTCGGTCACGGTGCGGGCGGCCGACTGGAACCGGTCGATCCCGCCGTCCGGATCGGCGGAGTTCGGGTTCCTCGGACGCCAGGACGGCGCGAACGGCAGCCCGTCGCGCTTCACCCTCAACGGCAGGGAGTGCCGATCCTGATCCGTGCGACAATGGGAGCGCTCCCATGGCGTCGTCAGGAAAGGGAGATTCGATGGGCTTCCCGGAAGGCTTCCTGTGGGGAGCGGCCACCGCCGCCTACCAGATCGAGGGAGCGGCGCAGGAGGACGGCCGCGCACCCTCCATCTGGGACACCTTCAGCCGCACACCCGGAAAGGTCCTCAACGGCGACACCGGCGACGTCGCCACCGACCACTACCACCGCCGCCAGGAAGACGTCGCGATGATCGCCGAGCTCGGCCTCGACGCCTACCGCTTCTCCATCTCCTGGTCGCGCGTCCTCCCCGACGGGAAGATCAACCAGAAGGGCGTCGACTTCTACTCGCGCCTGGTCGACGAACTCCTCGAACACGGCATCGCCCCGGTCGTCACCCTGTACCACTGGGATCTCCCGCAGGCCCTCGAGGACGAGGGCGGCTGGACGGCCCGCGGCACCGCCCGCCGCTTCGCCGACTACGCAGAGCGGATCGGGCGGGTGCTCGGCGACCGCGTCCACACGTGGACGACGCTGAATGAGCCGTGGTGCTCGGCGTTCCTCGGCTACGCCGCGGGCGTCCACGCCCCGGGCCGCACCGAACCGGCCGGCGCGCTCGCCGCAGCCCACCACCTCAACCTCGCCCACGGCCTGGCCGTGCGGGCGCTGCGCGGAGTGGTCTCCCCGTCCGCGCGGCACTCGGTCACGCTCAACTTCCACCACCTGCGCGGCGACGCGGAGGCCGTCCGGAAGGTGGACGCCGTCGCCAACCGCGTGTTCCTCGACCCGATGCTCGGCAAGGGGTACCCCGCCGACCTGCTGGAGGACACCGCGGCGGTCACCGACTGGGGGTTCGTCCACGACGGCGACCTCGACCTCATCGCGGCGCCCATCGACGTCCTCGGCGTCAACTACTACTCGCCCACGCTGGTCCGCCGGTGGGACGGCGTGTCCCCCCGCGAGCACGCCGACGGCCACCGGCAGGGCGCCGCGTCGCCGTTCGTCGGCTGCGACGACGTCGAGTTCGTGCTGCAGCCCGGCCCCTACACGGCGATGAACTGGCCGATCGACGCGAACGGCATGGAGGAGCTGCTCCTGCGCCTGCACCGCGACCACCCGGACACGCCGCTGATGGTCACCGAGAACGGCGCCGCGTTCGACGACGCGGTGGACGGCGACGGCCGCGTCCGCGACGAGCGGCGCATCGCGTACCTGCGCGACCACATCGCCGCCGTGGAACGGGCCGTCGAGGCGGGCGCCGACGTCCGCGGGTACTTCGCGTGGTCGCTGCTGGACAACTTCGAATGGGCCTACGGCTACTCCAAGCGCTTCGGCCTCGTCCACGTCGACTACGCCACCGGTGAGCGCACCTGGAAGGACAGCGCGCACTGGTACCGCGACACGATCGCCGCCCGCCGCCGGGGATCACGCGTCCCGAGATGACGCGGACGGGACCGGCGCCTTCGGAGCGGGCGGAGCCGGTGACGAGCGGGCGGGCCCGGGTCGCCGTGCTGGCGCTGTCACTGGGCGCGTTCTGCTTCGTCACGACGGAGAGCCTGCCGATCGGGCTGCTCCGCCTCATCGCGGACGACCTGGACGCCTCGCCCTCGGCCGTCGGCCTCCTCGTCACCGGCTACGGCATCGTCATCGCGGTCGTGTGCGTCCCGCTCGTCCGGGCCACCGCCCGGATGGGGCGGCGCCGGCTGCTCACCGCGGTGATGCTCGTCTTCGTGGCGATGTCGTTCGCCGCCGCGGCGGCCCCCGGCTACGGCGCCCTGATGGCCTCGCGGCTCGTCACCGCGCTCGCCCAGGCGGTGTTCTGGCCGGTGGCCGCGGTGGCGGCGGCCGCGCTGTTCCCGCCGGAACGCCGGGGCAGGGCCGCCGCCTACGTGTTCGCGGGAGGCTCCGTCGCCGTCGTCGTCGGCATCCCCCTCGGCACCTGGCTCGGGGACGTCGCGGGCTGGCGCGCCTCGTTCGCCGCGCTCGGCGTCCTGTGCCTGGTCTCCCTCGCGGCCGTCGCCGTCCTGCTCCCGGGCGGGGACGCGGGCGGCGCCGAGGCCGTGCCCGCCTCGCGCCCGGACCGGCGGCGCTTCCGGCTGCTGCTGGCCACGGTGGTGCTGGCCATCGGCGGGGTGTTCGCCTGCTACACCTACATCACCGAGTTCCTCACCGGCGTCAGCGGCTTCCCCGCCTCCGCGATCAGCCCGCTGCTGCTGGCCAACGGCGCCGCCGACCTGTGCGGCCTCGCCGTCGCCGGGATCGTGGTGGACCGCGGCCCGCGCGCCCTGCTCGGCGCGGCCACCGCCGTCCTCGCGACCGGCATGCTCGGCCTGTTCGCGCTGGGGACCGCGGCGGTCCCGGCGGTCGCCGGGCTGGTCCTGCTCGGGCTCGGGCTTCCCGCCTTCGTGACGGCGATGCAGGCGCGGGTCCTGGAGTCCGCGCCCGGCGACACGGGGATCGGGTCGGCCTGGGTGGCGGCCGCGTTCAACGTGGGCATCGCGGGCGGCGCCCTGCTCGGCGGCGCGCTGCTGCCGGTCACCGGGGTGCGGGGCACGGCCCTCGCGGGCGCGGTGGCGGCGGCCGCCGCGCTGGCGGTGATCGCCGCGGAGGCGCCGCTGCGGACCCGCCCCGCCCGCCGCCCACCGGCCGGGACGGCCTGCGCCGCACCGCCCGCGCCGCGCCCGGTGAAGGAATGACGAGAACCGCCGCAGCGCCCCGATAGCACATTTTTGTGATCATTTACCGGCGTGCTCATTGCACATTCCGGAAGACTTGATTTAAGTGTTAACGGGTGGCCAGCTTGGGACGAACATCGGCCTTGTTCGCCGTCGTTCGCGGCGCCTAATGTCTGGAGGCGGCGAGGCGCCCACCACACATCGGCGCCCCGCCCCGCCGAAGCCGCAGATCGCGGCGGGCGATCCAGGGAGGAAGACATGACCATGTCGCGTGCCCGTTTCCGGTGGGCCGCCGCGCTGGCCGGGATGGCGGTCCTCACGCAGGCCGCCCCGGCGCAGGCGCAGGCCCCGGCGCCGTCCGAGCCCGTCGGCGCCTATCTGCTGATGGTGACCCCGCTGGAGGGGACCGTCACCGCGAAGACCCTGTGGTGCGGCCCCGACGGGGGGACGCTGAGCGCCGCCGCCCGCGCATGCGCCCAGCTCAGAGCCGTGGACGGCCACGTGGCCCGCATCCCTCCGCGGGAGGGGCCGTGCACGCTGGAGTACGCGCCGGTCCGGGTGAGCGCCGACGGCAGGTGGCGCGGCGAGCCACGGCACTTCGTGCGGACCTACCCCAACCGGTGCGCCGCGATGCGCGACACCGGCGGAATCCTTTTCGGCGAGTAATCCCGCGGACCGCGGGCCGCCGGGTTGGGGAAGCGGGGTGCTGTCCGGCGGCCCGCATCGGAACGAGGACGTGACGCAAATGCTCGCTTTCACCGGGCCCGACGTGCTGGTCACCTATGAGCGTTCCGGAGGTTTCGCCGGAATGCAGGAAAAGGTGACCGTCAATTCGTCCGGAACGGCGCTCGTCAATGACAGACCGGTTCCGCTGGACGACGCGGAAATGCGCGGCCTGCGCCGCGCGCTGGGCCGCGTCGTCACCACGCGGTCCTCGTCGGCGGGATGCGACGTCGCCGACCACTTCACCTTCACGCTCACCTACCGGGGGCGCCGCGCGACGCGGTGCACGCTCCCCTGCGACTGGCGCGCCGCCGTCGAGCGGCTCGAAGCGCTGACCGGACGACCGGTGGTGCTACCCGAGCGGCCGGAGACCCTGGCCGGGCGGTGAGCGGCGGGGCGCCGACCCGGCGCCCCGGTAAGACCGCGGCATGGGGTGTTCATTGCTTGGGGGGAGGGGCCCTGCGGGCCCCTCCTTTGGCTCCGGACAGTGCTCGTGTGGTCGCTGGGGGGTGGGGAACTATGATCGTCGCGTGGCCTATGAACCGACGGACGCTGAGCTCGTCCACCTGAACCGGTGTGTTGAACTCGCCGCCGAGGCGCTCGACACGGGCGACGAGCCGTTCGGGTCGGTGCTGGTGTCCGCGTCCGGCGACGTGCTCTTCGAGGACCGCAACCGGACCGCGGGCGGCGACCAGACCCGCCACCCGGAGTTCGAGATCGCCCGCTGGGCGGCCGCCAACCTCTCCGAGGAGGAGCGCGCCGCCGCCACCGTCTTCACCTCCGGCGAGCACTGCCCGATGTGCGCGGCCGCCCACGGCTGGGTGGGCCTCGGCCGCATCGTCTACGCCCACTCGTCCGCGCAGCTCACCCAGTGGCGCACCGAACTGGGCGTTCCGCCGGGCCCGGTCGCGCCGCTCCCCGTCCAGCAGGTCGCGCCGAACGTTCCGGTGGACGGGCCGGTGCCGGCGCTGGAGTCCACCATGCGGGAGCTGCACGCCCGCTGCGCCGCGCGCTGAAGCGAGGTTACGCCGACTCCCGGACCACCAGGTGGGGGCGCATGATGACCACCGGGTCGTCGACGGTCTCGCCGCGGATGCGGGAGACCAGCAGCCGCGCCATCTCCCGCCCCATCTCCTCGGGGGACTGGTGGACGGTGGTCAGCGGCGGGTCCGCCAGGGGCGCGTCCGCCGAGTCGTCGAAGCCGATCACCGCGACGTCGTCCGGGACGCGCCGCCCGTGCTGCCGCAGGACGCGCAGCGCGCCGAACGCCATCGGGTCGTCGGCGGCGAACACCGCGTCCAGCTCCGGCTCGGCGGCCAGCAGCCGCTCGGTGGCGGCGATGCCGCTGGCCTGCCCGAAGTCGCCGTACTCGACGTACTCGGGCAGGCCCGCCTCGGCGAGGGCGTCGCGGTAGCCGGCGAGCCGGTCGATGCCCACGCCCATGTCCTGCGGACCGGCGATGGTGGCGATCCGCCGTCGGCCGCCGGCGATGAGGTGGGCGACGGCCTCCCGGGCCCCGCTGCGGTTGTCGACGTCGACGTAGCTGACCGGCGACACCCCCGGCGGGCGGCCGCCGAGGACGGTCGGGACCCCGTTGGCCTCCAGCTTGGCGGGCAGCGGGTCCTCGGCGTGCAGGGAGGTGAGGAGCACCCCGTCCACGTGCTGGGTGGTGAGGTAGTCCTCCAGCCTCCCGTACTCGGCGGGGGAGCGGGCGAGGGCCAGCAGCAGCTGCAGCCCGGTGTCGGCGAGGCCGTTGCCGATCCCCCGGATGATGCCGGCGAAGTACGGCTCGTCGAACAGCCGCTGGTCGGACTCGGCGACGACCAGCGCCACGGTGTCGGTGCGGCGGGTCACGAGCGCCCGGGCCGCCCGGTTCGGCACGTACCCGAGCTCGTCTATCGCCTTCAGCACCGCCTCGCGCGCCTGGGCGCTGACCCGCGGCGACCCGTTGACCACGCGTGACACCGTGCCGCGGCCGACCCCGGCCCGCGCCGCGACCTGCTCCAGCGTGGGACGGGCGCTGCTGTCCGTCATCTGGCCCCTTTCATCCGTGCGTCGCCCCGGTGCCGGTCAGCCCCGTTCGGGCAGCCCGCCCCGCCGGATCACCTCTGCGTACCACCGGGCGCTCTTCTTCGGCACCCGGCGCTGCGTGGCGTAGTCGACGTGGACGAGCCCGAAACGCTTCGAGTAACCCCAAGCCCACT
The sequence above is drawn from the Actinomadura hallensis genome and encodes:
- the pnuC gene encoding nicotinamide riboside transporter PnuC — translated: MSVDVPLGPLLEPAFHVGSVPTTWAELLGFGTGAVNVWLVVRQNILNWPIGIANVILLGLVFLDGGLYADSGLQVFYVGLQLYGWWMWLYGGDGRDNLPVRRTRRGEWAALVTAGAAATALLTWALSAWTDSTVAFWDALTTAISLMAVYGQSRKLLESWWLWITADLVYIPLYLYKDLKLTAVLYVIFLTLCVFGLRAWRRDLRARTAGGPAPVPA
- a CDS encoding dihydrolipoamide acetyltransferase family protein — translated: MTEILMPRLSDTMEEGVISSWQKQPGDEIEVGDVIVDIETDKAVMEFEAYEAGVLKEILVPEGESAAIGTPIAVITPAGGAEAAEKAEDKGAEEEEAPAAKAEKAEKAEKAEAEPEPAAAPAAAGAEPAEAAARPAGRSRPPSSPLARRLARDHGIDLNTLTGSGPGGRIVRADIEAAIRGAAEPAAEPAAAAPAAQPPAARPEAAKAPAEDQDVEAVPLNRFRKVAAKRLTESKREAPHFYLNREVDAEPLLSFRATLNEALAPAKVSVNDLIVKAAAVALREHPAVNVSFTEENLLFHKRVNVGVAVAVEDGLVVPVVKDADRKSVSEIGREARELAGKARDGKLSLQEMSGGTFSVSNLGMFGVDSFSAVINPPEAAILAVGASRDVPVVRDGQVVPGKRMALTLSVDHRATDGATAARFLDRLAELLENPLLIVA
- a CDS encoding alpha-ketoacid dehydrogenase subunit beta encodes the protein MATTTYRQALRDTLRAEMLRDDDVFLMGEEIGLFEGSYKITEGLLKEFGERRVRDTPIAEEGFVGAAIGAAMLGLRPVVEIMTINFSLLALDQIVNHAAKIYGMFGGQSSVPMVIRTPGGGGQQLGATHSQNVELFYSFIPGLKVVAPSTPADASAMLKAAIRDDDPVLFLENLALYNTKGEVPPIEEVEPAEIGRAAVTRPGTDITLIGYSRMARVAAEVADSLAAQGVSAEVVDLRSLRPLDRQTIVDSVRKTGSAVVAEDDWLTYGIGAEIAATIQEGAFDWLDAPVRRVAMAEVPLPYAKSLETAALPSADSLLAAVRDTLRATGRTSLETAS
- the pdhA gene encoding pyruvate dehydrogenase (acetyl-transferring) E1 component subunit alpha, with translation MAATAKQADRAAPARNRRTSGSSRSRKSASSPETAASPDAPLPPPDGETLVGYYRQMLLIRRFEERAARAYTEAKIGGYCHLNLGEEATIVGLMAALRPTDYLFTNYREHGYAIAKGIGADRVMAELYGRSTGVSKGWGGSMHLFDTETRLLGGYGIVGGQLPLATGAALAVSYKGGDEVVMCQMGDGTAAIGAFHESLNIASLWNLPVVFVIINNGLGMGTTVEKSSAEPELYRRGAAYRMASSRVDGTDVVAVRDAAAAAVERARGESKPYLLETTSPRLKGHSVVDPARYRSKEEREALKAADPLAKMALELEEAGVLSPDERDRLDAEVKAEVDAAADFADRSPEPDVSTLFDYTYATPVAGEFRRMPADPVFRS
- a CDS encoding GntR family transcriptional regulator translates to MIDHILPVKTHLRTLRLTCDPVNPPIPAQLLRTGLAGQIREFIVEGISSGRWAPGERIVERRIAAELGVSQGPVREALRQLEAQRLIESLPNRGARVRDFTERDLAEIFPVRAGLERTAAELAVPRLSDECLGALEEHNRKLAEAAGGEDLREQMRLSIAFHREIVEAAGNRLLVSVWESLGIELWTTLSLRLHDTEMYSKPSEHAELIEAFRRRDPEAPRLLHDHVMNYAP
- a CDS encoding protein kinase domain-containing protein, whose amino-acid sequence is MAEIAVPGEVLGDRYRLERPLDAGGMAIVWRAADTVLDRAVAVKVPKRGWPERHTKRLRQEAKAAAGLNHPNITGVHDYGEHGGVPYVVMELLDGETLAARLSRGPLPWDEAAATCARVADALSAAHASGIVHRDIKPANVFLTSVGVKVLDFGIAFTGPSASGAPVLGTPAYIAPELLDGTPPSPAADVYSLGVVLQESLTGASAADAPTLPPDVPGEVAALCLRCLNPDPEARPTAPEAARVLAEAAGVQLVAPPAPATGVSDARGSAAPPENPTRILDDPLPEDDRLPQGTRPSHDERTQPGDPLPDGVPSPQEARGDSPHGGRGLRGTVGRAAARRPLAVAGAAAGAAAVVAVLLAALSPDSSRDATAPPEASPEPTTAAAPVCAVDYRIDGTWPEGFQATVRITNLGDAEIDGWELGFEFPDGQAVTQLWNGSRSQDGASVTVRAADWNRSIPPSGSAEFGFLGRQDGANGSPSRFTLNGRECRS
- a CDS encoding GH1 family beta-glucosidase → MGFPEGFLWGAATAAYQIEGAAQEDGRAPSIWDTFSRTPGKVLNGDTGDVATDHYHRRQEDVAMIAELGLDAYRFSISWSRVLPDGKINQKGVDFYSRLVDELLEHGIAPVVTLYHWDLPQALEDEGGWTARGTARRFADYAERIGRVLGDRVHTWTTLNEPWCSAFLGYAAGVHAPGRTEPAGALAAAHHLNLAHGLAVRALRGVVSPSARHSVTLNFHHLRGDAEAVRKVDAVANRVFLDPMLGKGYPADLLEDTAAVTDWGFVHDGDLDLIAAPIDVLGVNYYSPTLVRRWDGVSPREHADGHRQGAASPFVGCDDVEFVLQPGPYTAMNWPIDANGMEELLLRLHRDHPDTPLMVTENGAAFDDAVDGDGRVRDERRIAYLRDHIAAVERAVEAGADVRGYFAWSLLDNFEWAYGYSKRFGLVHVDYATGERTWKDSAHWYRDTIAARRRGSRVPR
- a CDS encoding MFS transporter; protein product: MTSGRARVAVLALSLGAFCFVTTESLPIGLLRLIADDLDASPSAVGLLVTGYGIVIAVVCVPLVRATARMGRRRLLTAVMLVFVAMSFAAAAAPGYGALMASRLVTALAQAVFWPVAAVAAAALFPPERRGRAAAYVFAGGSVAVVVGIPLGTWLGDVAGWRASFAALGVLCLVSLAAVAVLLPGGDAGGAEAVPASRPDRRRFRLLLATVVLAIGGVFACYTYITEFLTGVSGFPASAISPLLLANGAADLCGLAVAGIVVDRGPRALLGAATAVLATGMLGLFALGTAAVPAVAGLVLLGLGLPAFVTAMQARVLESAPGDTGIGSAWVAAAFNVGIAGGALLGGALLPVTGVRGTALAGAVAAAAALAVIAAEAPLRTRPARRPPAGTACAAPPAPRPVKE